CGAGTCCGGTCAGGGGATCCTGGAACGCCAGTGCCTTCAGCTGCGCCGCCTGCTCCGCGAGATCGGCCATGGCCCGCTTCGCCTGGTCCTGTGCAGCCAGTCGCGGCGAGACGTCGCGGAAGCTCCACACCCGGCCCACCACCTTGTCCGCCACCTTCTGCGGGCGGGAGTACCGTTCAAAGGTCCGGCCGTCGATGAATTTCAGAATGTCATTGCTCTCCGCCATCGGGTCGGCGTACAGCTCGTGGACCTTGTCCAGGAAGCCCTGCGGGTCCTGCAGCAGCCCGAGGACAAAGCTGATCACGGCTTCGTCGTCGTGGGTGGCCAGCAACTCGTGCGGTATGCCCCACATGGACACGAACTGCTCGTTGATCCCGGCGATCTGGCCCTCGGTATCCACTACCAGAATGCCGTCAGCGGTCGACTCCAGCGTTGCGTTTAGGAGCGACATCGCCTCCCTGAGCCCCGCATCGGCCACCTCGAGGTGACGGGCAGCCCGTATGGTGGCGGTCATGGATACACCGGTGCCCGACTGAAGCAGCGCGCATGCAACCTCACCCTTGAACTCTGTGCCGTCGCGCCGCAGGCCGTAGGCCTCAAGCGGCGGGTGATCGCGTGTTTCAGGGTCGCGGCGGAGGGCGTTGAAGAGACGCCGGAACCCTTCCCGGAAATCCTCCGCAAGAATCACGCGGTGGTCCTGGCTAATGAGTTCGCTTTGAGGATAGCCGAACATACGTTCCGCAGCAGCGTTCATGTAAGTGATGCTGCCGTTTTCGGCGATGATGAAAAGGGCATCCGGCAGCGAATCGATCACAGCCTGGTAGTCGGGGCCGGGAACCCCGGTTGGTTCCTGGCCCGCGAGTGACGCCGTCATGCCGGCGCAAAGACAATGTGAGACCGCAATTTCTGCATTGAATGTCCTCCCTCCGCACATCATAAAGGGGATACGCCAGAACTGCTTGTCACAGGGAAAAGCATCATCAAGAAAGCAACAAAGAACTCACGGAACCACGCAAACAATGCTTTGGCCGCGGATATCAGGGCACGCTATTCACCTCAGGCGGGGATCCGGCAGGCTTAGTCTCGGAATGCTCGACCGCCCCGTTAGCCTCCGTCCCCAGACCGCGAACTGTCCAACCCGCGGTCCGCCACTCAGCGGCGTCCAGGACGTTGCGCGCATCCAGGACCGTCCGCCGCCGTACCAGCGCTCCGGCAACCAGCGGCGACAAGGAGCGGTATTCTTCCCACTCGGTCAGCAACAGCACCAGCTCGGCGTCCTCGAGCGCCCGGTCCGTGCACTTCTCGAACCGGAGCTGCGGGTACCTCATCCATGCATGGTTGATCGCCTTCGGATCGGTCACTGTCACGTGCGCACCCGCCGAGGCCAGCTGCAGGGCCACATCCAGCGCGGGCGAGTCACGGATGTCATCAGTGTCCGGCTTGAACGCCGCGCCCAGCACTGTAACGGTCCGGCCGGCCAGATACCCGTCGCACAGCTCCCGGGCGATCTCCACGGTCCGGGTGCGCTGACCCAGGTTGATGGCGTCCACCAGGCCCATCCAGTCGTCCACCGACCCGACCCCCAGGGCGGCGGCCTGCGTCCGGAAGCTGCGGATGTCTTTGGGCAGGCAGCCGCCGCCGAAGCCCAGGCCGGCGTGCAGGTACCGGCTGCCGATCCGCGGATCAAGGCCCATCGCCTCGCTCAGCTCGGTGACGTCCGCGCCGGACGCATCGCACAGCTCGGCCATCGCATTGATGAAGCTGACCTTCGTGGCCAGGTACGCGTTCGATGCCGACTTGATCAGCTCGGCCGTGGCGAAATTGCACACCAGACGCGGAATCCCGGCGCGCAGAAGTGGCTCATACACCGCGTCCAGTGCCGCCGTCACGCCCTGCGCGGCACCGCTTGTCGGATCAAACGCGGCAGCCTTGCCGCCGGACACGCCATAAACCAGGCGGTCCGGCACCAGCGAATCCTTCACCGCGGTGCCCTGCCGCAGGAACTCCGGGTTCCAGCCAAGCAGCACATCCGGCCGCCGGGTCAGTATCCCGCCCAGCCTGTCCACAGTCCCCACCGGGACCGTTGACTTACCCACGACGGCGGCGCGCCGGCCCAGGTGCGGAAGGAGACTTTCGGTGGCGGACAGCAGGTAGCTGAGGTCGGCGCCGTCGGATGTCTTGGACTGCGGTGTACCTACGCACAGGAAGTGCACCTGCGCCCCGGCAGCGTCCGCGAAGTCCGTGGAGAACGTGAGCCGTCCGGTAGCCCGTCCGTCTTGGAGGAGCTCGTCCAGGCCGGGCTCGAAGAACGGCGCAAGGCCGCGGGCCAGCTGGTCCACCTTGGCGGCATCGACGTCGATGCCCACCACGGTATGGCCCATCGACGCCAGGGTGGCCGCATGCACGGCACCGAGATAGCCGCAGCCCACCACGGAAATTTTCACAGGGACACTCCTCTCTTGGTTTCGCTCCCCACCGGCGCCCTAACCTCGCTAGCTCGGCCAGGGGACCCTGCCGGCGTGGGCCCAGGCTCAACCACCGGGCGACGGACGGGAACTGGCACGGGCTCAAGCACCGGATCGCCGGCTATCACCGAGCGGTAATGCAGCACCAGCTCCGCGCTCAGCGCCGGCCACGTCCGGCCCTGGACCGAAGCGTGCGCTGCCGACGCAAACGCACGGCGCTTGGCGTCGTCGCCCATCAGGTCCATGACATGCGCACGAAGCCCGATCAGGTCGCCGGGCTTGTACAGCCAGCCGGTGCGGGAATTCTCCACCAGGTCCAGCGGTCCGCCACGCCCTGTGGCCACCACCGGTACGCCCGATGCCATGGCCTCCTGGATGGTCTGGCAGAAGGTTTCGAACTCGCCCGGGTGCACGAACAGGTCGAAGGACGCCACCGCCCTGGCCAGCTCCTCGCCGCCGAGGAAACCCACAAACACGGCGTTCGGCAGGGCTTCCTGCAGCGCCTCCCGCTGCGGCCCGTCGCCCACAATCACCAGCCTGGTGCCCGGCACGTCAGCCAGCACGGCCAGGTCTTCCACCTGCTTTTCCACGGCGAGCCGGCCAACGTAGCCGATGATCCGCTCACCGCCGGGTGCCACGGAAGCCCGCCACCCGTCGTCGCGCTTTCCCGGCGCAAAGCGCGCGGTATCCACACCGCGCCGCCACATGTCCACCCGCAGAACCCCGCGGCCGCGCAACTGGTTCAGCGCGAAAGTGGACGGCACCAGCGTCCGGGAAGCCAGCAGGTGGATGTTCTCCACCCGGTTCCAGGCCCAGTTCTCCATGAACGGCACCCCGTAGCGCGCCGCATAACTGGGAACCTCGGTCTGGTAAATGGCCACTGTGGGGATTCCCAGTTGATGCGCCGCCTGGACGGCCCGCCAGCCGAGCACGAACGGGGACGCGAGGTGAACGACATCCGGCGCGTAATCGGCAAGGATTCTCTTGACCCGGTTCACACCGCCCAACGCCACCCGCACGTTTGTGTACCCCGCCAGCGGCACCGACGGAAGCCGGTGCACAAAGGCGCCGTGCACCACATCCAGGACCTCTGTGTCCTGTGTCGACGGGGCGATGACCATGACGTCGTCGCCCCGTTCCTGCAGATGCTCAAGCACCCGAAGGATGGAGTGCGTTACCCCGTTCATCAGTGGCAGGAATGATTCAGCGACAATTGCGATCCTCACCCCTCAACGGTGCGCGGGGCGTGTTGCCGAACGGGGGAGCGGGAATGACGCGGAGTGGAAGGTTGGGTTAACAGCGGGGCCGCGTTGGAGCACGACGGCGGCGGGCGGCTCTATCTAGCCGGCGCCATATCTGGGTCCTGGCCTTGCGCAAGGCCCGGACGCTGCCCCGTACCACCCCCAGGTAGGCGCGGGACGGCGTCCGAACCGCGGGGTTCAGCGGCTCGCCGAACCCGTCCGACCCATCGGGTCGGGCCAGTTGCCGATGCGTGAGTTCATCGGGTCGGGCCAGTTGCCGATGCGTGAGTTCATCGGGTCGGGCCAGTTGCCGATGCGTGAGTTCATCAGGTTGGGCCAGTTGCCGATCGAGGCACGGGACCGGGTGTTGCTGGGCATGGCGACTGCACTGAACTGGGACTTGGTGGACATGACACTTCTCCTGACTGAGTTTTCGATTCCGTACGCCGACGGCGACGGTGGCCATGCTCTGCCTGCAAGAGGGCAGAGATGTCCTGCTCAGTCGGGGGAAGACCCCGGATCGTATGATGGGCCGGCCGACGGGAACTGTGATGCGTCCGGCATGAGGGCGCCGAGGGCATCATGCAGCGGGTTCCATGCCCCGGCCACGTCAGCCGCACCCTCGCCGCTTCCCGCACCCGCCGACGCTGATCCGGCCTGGCCCTGCACGGCGCCAAAGCGCAGCGACCCGTTGGGCTCCGTCGCAGGTGCAGGCTCGGCGGCAACGGCATAGCCGACGGTTGCCGCCAAAGCGGCCAGCATATGGGTGTTCGCCAGGAACTCCGAGGGCGACACCGAACGCAGTAGCGGGCCCAGCGCGGCAGCCGTGCCCACCGCAGTTTCGGACGACACTGATCCGGCGGGTGCCTCTGGTTCAGTAGCGAGGGCCCACGACGGATCCGCGGCTGCGGGTGCGTCGCGGGGGCCGGCCGGGGCCGGCACGTGCCCTGGCAGCGTCGGAACCTGAACCGCCGGAAGCGGAACCGTGGGCAACGGGACGGTCGGCAGTGGCACGGTCGGAAGCTGAACGGTGGGAAGCGGAATCGTGGGAAGCGGAGTGCCCTGCAACACAGGGGTAAGCGAATCCACCACGGACACGACGGCGTCCGCAGTGTCCGTCACCGTCTGCGTGACTGTTCCAGCGACTGTTTCGGTGACGGGGCCGGTGGGCAGTGCGCTGGTGACGTCCGTGACCGCCGGGGCGGCCCGGACCGCCGTGGTCACAACATCCGCTGTGTCGCTCAGCAGGGGGTCCACGACGTCGACGACGGTCGCCGCTGCACCGGAGACCGGAAGCGGTGCAGCGGCGACCCGAACTGGGACACCCTGAGGTGCGGGCGCGGGTGCGGGGACAGCCCCGGTAGCAGGTGCCGGAGCGCTGTCGGAAAGGCCGGACACGGCGGCCGCCGCCGAGGAGGCTTCCTGGAAGAGCGTTACGGCAGGTTGCCCGAACGGACCCAGCGAACCCAGCGGGTTGGGGTCGTCGGATGCGGCGTTTGCCGAGCCGGCCGCCCACGCAAGCCACGCTGCGGTGAGCAGGGCGGCGAGGACCAATGGGCGCAAACCAGCGAGCCAACGGTCACGCGAAGTACCGCCCACCCAGATCACCCCCCAGTGGCAATGGAAGATCAGGATACGCCCGCGCTGTCAGCCCGTCCATACCTTTGCGCTTTCCCGCCGGAGGCCACCGGGGGAGGGGTACCGCCAACAGTCCTGGAGACCATCGCGCCCAAGCCCTCGGCAGGCCGGTCCGACCGCCGTAAAATGGATATCAGAGGTGTTCTACAAATGTCCGGGCCAATCGTCGTCGTCCTGATTTTCCTTGCCGTTGTTGCCGTTTGGGGCGTTATCGGCACGGTGGTGGTGGTCGTGCGTGATGGCCGCGGAGTCCTGCCGCGGGAGAAGTCGGAGCAGCCGTGGATGGCAGGTAACCTGCCCAGCGTTCCGTACTCCGTATGGAGGTTCTGAGCCGGGTAGGTGCGACTGGCCCCCTGACTCACCGCCCGCCGTCGTGCCTCAGTACCTCCGGCAGCTCCTCCACATAGACCGTCTGCGGCGGCTCAAAGTAGATCACCAGCACCTCCTCGCCCACCGCAAACTCACTGGCCCTGTCGAACGGGTGGGCGTGGAAGGCCATGGTGCCCCCAAGGTAGGGCAGCATGACCTCGCCGATGGTGCCGGGGCCGATGCGTCCCGTCACGCGCCCGATTTTCCCGGTGAGGCTGCGGTCGACGTCTTTATGCATCTGGGGCTTTCGCGGGGCGCTTGCCTTCCCGGCTGTTCTTCAGGGCCGAGGACAGGGCGGGCAGATAGTCGCCCACCTGGGCGAGGATCCCGCCGAGCATCTTGTTGACGCCTTCGCCGCCGTTCAGTACGGTCATCTGGCCCACGTGGGAGAACGGTTCGGCTGCCGCCGCGATGATGGCGGGCATGTTCTCAGCGAGCTGCTGTGAAATGACGGCGTCCTGGTTGGTCCCGAGTGCCTCGGCCCGGGCCTTGATGCCCTCGGCTTCGGCCAGCGCCTTCGCCTTGATGGCCGACGCCGCAGCGTCACCGCGTGCTCTGGTGGCTGCGGCCTCAGCCTCACCGGTGACTTTGGTGGCGCCAGCCGCGGCCGCAGCGGCGGTGGCGTTCGCCTGGGCCTGCAGTTCCGTGCGCCGTGCGTTGACCTGGGCCTCGAGTTCCGTTCGACGGGCCAGTGCCTCGGCGGCACTGATGTCGGCGGCCTTCTGGCCTTCCGCGTCCGTCCGCTTGGCATAAGCCTTGGCGTCCGCCGGCTTGCGGATGGTGGTCTGGAGCTTCTGCTCTTCGCGGTCCGCCTCAAGCTTGGCCACCTCGGTCTCCTGGACCACCACCTGCTGCCGCGCCGTTGCGTCCGCCAGCGGGCCGGCCTGGGCCGCGTTGGCCTTGGCCCGTTCGGCATTGGCCTGCGCCACCGACTGCCGGATGGCCGACACGCTCTGCGCGTCCGCAATCAGCGCGGCCGCCTCCGCTTCCTTCTCGGCGGCCTCACGGTTCCTGGTGGCCTCGGCGATGCGGGCCTCCATCTTCACCTGGGCGATATGCGGCTTGGCGATGTTCTGGATGTACCCCGTGGGGTCCTGAAGGTCCTTGATCTGGAGCGAATCCACCACAAGGCCCAGCTTCTCCATTTCCACGCCGCTGGCGCTGCGGACCTGCGACCCGAGCTTGTCCCGTTCGCGGATGATTTCTTCCATGGTCATGCTGCCGATGATCGAGCGCAGGTGGCCCTCAAAGACGTTGTACACCTGGCTTTCCATTTTCGGTTGCTGGCCCAGAAAACGCCTGGCGGCATTTGCAATGAAGGGCGGGGCATCGCCGATTTTGTAAATAACAACACCCTCCACAATCACCTGGATGCCTTGCGAGGTAACACACGAAACTTTCAGCTCAGTTTCATTCAGGGTCAGCGACAACGTGCGCACTGTCTGCAGCCCCGGAAATACCAGCGCGCCCTTGCCCGTGACGATCTTGAAGTCCATTCCGGCCCGTGTTTCCAAGGTTCCGCGGGTGAGGCCGGAGATGATGAGGGCCTCGTTGGGTTCAGCCACTTTCCACATCAGTTTTATTGCCACCCAAATAAAGCCAACGACAAGGATTGCGCCTATGAGGGCTGCAATAAGCGGGAAGAATGCTGATAAGTCCGGCATGGCCAGATCCTTTCACGGTTGTGCAACAGGCATCGCGGTGAAGCCCCAATTAATGCAGCTGCACATTTCCTGCCGGCTCAAATGCGGGTAATTCGGGCCTGCCGGGCCAGCTGTTGTAGACAGTCTGATTGGCCCCTGCCCAAGAGTCCAGAGTCTGGCCGATATTTGCCTGCGGCAACGGCATTGACGCACGACGGCGGCGCTCGGCTCGCGCGGCCGGGGACAGGTTGGTGGCTTTGGCTGCCGGCCCACCGTGCCGGCCCACGAAAAAGCCGCTCCCTCAGTTTGGGGTCTGAGGGAGCGGCGGCTTATTCGGGTGGGACCTCAAGTGCCCGTCCGCGCTTGGTCAGTGGGCGGGCTCGGCAACCGGGTGGGCGGCAATCACCAGGTGGTCGCGGCCCAGGTTCCCTAGGGCCGAGGCACCCTGCGGCGACCCGAGCTCCTCGAAGAACTCCACGTTTGCCAGGACGTAATCGGCCCACGCATCCGGCACATCGTCCGAGTAGTAGATCGCCTCCACCGGGCACACCGGATCGCAGGCGCCGCAGTCCACGCATTCGGACGGGTGGATGTAGAGCGAGCGTTCACCCTCGTAGATGCAGTCCACCGGGCATTCCTCGATGCACGCCTTGTCCTTCACATCCACGCACGGCTGCGCGATCACGTAGGTCATGGCGTGCTACACACCGGTGTAGATGGTCTTGCCCCAGGTAAAGAAGTCCAGCGCGGACTTCCCCTGTTCGCGGAAGGTATTGGTGGAGGAGTCCTTCACGCCGCCGAACGGCACGTTCAGGTCCAGTCCAGCGGTGGGCCGGTTGACCTTGACCACGCCCGCCTGGGCGCGGGCCGCGAAGTCCGTGGCGCGTGCCAGGGAATCGGTGCAGATGCCGGCTGTGAGGCCGTAGCGCGAGTTGTTGATCGCGGCGAGCCCGGCCTCGTAGTCGGCCACTTCGAGGACAGCCACCACGGGGCCGAAGATCTCCTCGGTGACTGCGGCGTCGTCGGACGGGAGATCGGTGAGCACAGCGGCGGGGAAGAAGAACCCGGCGTCCGGGTCGCCGTCGTACTCGCCGTGCAGCAGGGTGACGCCGCGTTCGACGGCGGTACGCACCGCTGCCTGGTTCTGCTCGAACTGCTGCCCGCTCACCACGGCGCCCATCCGGGCGCCGGTGTCGAGGCCGTCACCGGTGCTGTAGGCTGCGGCCTCCTCGGTGAGCGCCTCAAGGAAGGCGGCACGGACGCCCGGGGTGACGTAAACGCGGGACGTCGCGGTGCAGGCCTGGCCGGTGAGGCCGAACGCGCCGGC
This genomic window from Arthrobacter sp. 24S4-2 contains:
- a CDS encoding UDP-glucose/GDP-mannose dehydrogenase family protein encodes the protein MKISVVGCGYLGAVHAATLASMGHTVVGIDVDAAKVDQLARGLAPFFEPGLDELLQDGRATGRLTFSTDFADAAGAQVHFLCVGTPQSKTSDGADLSYLLSATESLLPHLGRRAAVVGKSTVPVGTVDRLGGILTRRPDVLLGWNPEFLRQGTAVKDSLVPDRLVYGVSGGKAAAFDPTSGAAQGVTAALDAVYEPLLRAGIPRLVCNFATAELIKSASNAYLATKVSFINAMAELCDASGADVTELSEAMGLDPRIGSRYLHAGLGFGGGCLPKDIRSFRTQAAALGVGSVDDWMGLVDAINLGQRTRTVEIARELCDGYLAGRTVTVLGAAFKPDTDDIRDSPALDVALQLASAGAHVTVTDPKAINHAWMRYPQLRFEKCTDRALEDAELVLLLTEWEEYRSLSPLVAGALVRRRTVLDARNVLDAAEWRTAGWTVRGLGTEANGAVEHSETKPAGSPPEVNSVP
- a CDS encoding glycosyltransferase family 1 protein translates to MRIAIVAESFLPLMNGVTHSILRVLEHLQERGDDVMVIAPSTQDTEVLDVVHGAFVHRLPSVPLAGYTNVRVALGGVNRVKRILADYAPDVVHLASPFVLGWRAVQAAHQLGIPTVAIYQTEVPSYAARYGVPFMENWAWNRVENIHLLASRTLVPSTFALNQLRGRGVLRVDMWRRGVDTARFAPGKRDDGWRASVAPGGERIIGYVGRLAVEKQVEDLAVLADVPGTRLVIVGDGPQREALQEALPNAVFVGFLGGEELARAVASFDLFVHPGEFETFCQTIQEAMASGVPVVATGRGGPLDLVENSRTGWLYKPGDLIGLRAHVMDLMGDDAKRRAFASAAHASVQGRTWPALSAELVLHYRSVIAGDPVLEPVPVPVRRPVVEPGPTPAGSPGRASEVRAPVGSETKRGVSL
- a CDS encoding flotillin family protein — protein: MPDLSAFFPLIAALIGAILVVGFIWVAIKLMWKVAEPNEALIISGLTRGTLETRAGMDFKIVTGKGALVFPGLQTVRTLSLTLNETELKVSCVTSQGIQVIVEGVVIYKIGDAPPFIANAARRFLGQQPKMESQVYNVFEGHLRSIIGSMTMEEIIRERDKLGSQVRSASGVEMEKLGLVVDSLQIKDLQDPTGYIQNIAKPHIAQVKMEARIAEATRNREAAEKEAEAAALIADAQSVSAIRQSVAQANAERAKANAAQAGPLADATARQQVVVQETEVAKLEADREEQKLQTTIRKPADAKAYAKRTDAEGQKAADISAAEALARRTELEAQVNARRTELQAQANATAAAAAAGATKVTGEAEAAATRARGDAAASAIKAKALAEAEGIKARAEALGTNQDAVISQQLAENMPAIIAAAAEPFSHVGQMTVLNGGEGVNKMLGGILAQVGDYLPALSSALKNSREGKRPAKAPDA
- the fdxA gene encoding ferredoxin, producing MTYVIAQPCVDVKDKACIEECPVDCIYEGERSLYIHPSECVDCGACDPVCPVEAIYYSDDVPDAWADYVLANVEFFEELGSPQGASALGNLGRDHLVIAAHPVAEPAH